Proteins from a genomic interval of Rattus norvegicus strain BN/NHsdMcwi chromosome 2, GRCr8, whole genome shotgun sequence:
- the Nceh1 gene encoding neutral cholesterol ester hydrolase 1 isoform X1 encodes MAEELNAVIVSIEYRLVPQVYFPEQIHDVIRATKYFLQPEVLDKYKVDPGRVGVSGDSAGGNLAAALGQQFTYVESLKNKLKLQALIYPVLQALDFNTPSYQQSMNTPILPRHVMVRYWVDYFKGNYDFVEAMIVNNHTSLDVERAAALRARLDWTSLLPSSIKKNYKPVLQTIGDARIVKEIPQLLDAAASPLIAEQEVLQALPKTYILTCEHDVLRDDGIMYAKRLESAGVNVTLDHFEDGFHGCMIFTSWPTNFSVGIRTRDSYFKWLDQNL; translated from the exons ATGGCCGAGGAGCTGAACGCCGTCATCGTTTCTATTGA ATACAGGCTAGTTCCACAGGTTTATTTTCCTGAGCAAATTCATGATGTCATCCGGGCCACCAAATACTTCCTACAGCCAGAAGTCTTAGACAAGTACAAGGTGGACCCTGGAAGAGTCGGCGTTTCTGGAGACAGTGCCGGTGGGAATTTGGCTGCAGCCCTTGGACAGCAG TTTACCTACGTTGAAAGCCTGAAGAATAAGCTCAAACTACAGGCTTTGATCTACCCGGTCCTGCAGGCTTTGGACTTCAACACACCCTCTTATCAGCAGAGCATGAATACTCCCATCCTGCCTCGCCACGTCATGGTGAGGTACTGGGTAGACTACTTCAAGGGCAACTATGACTTTGTAGAGGCAATGATTGTGAACAATCACACTTCACTTGATGTAGAAAGGGCTGCAGCCCTCAGGGCCCGTCTGGACTGGACATCCCTGTTGCCCTCATCCATCAAAAAGAACTACAAGCCTGTCTTACAGACCATAGGGGACGCCAGAATCGTCAAGGAGATCCCCCAGCTGCTGGACGCCGCTGCTTCCCCGCTCATCGCAGAGCAGGAAGTGCTTCAGGCCCTCCCGAAGACCTACATCCTCACGTGCGAGCATGATGTCCTGCGTGACGACGGGATCATGTACGCCAAGCGCCTGGAGAGTGCGGGTGTGAACGTGACCTTGGACCACTTTGAGGACGGCTTCCATGGCTGTATGATTTTCACAAGCTGGCCGACCAACTTCTCTGTAGGAATCCGGACTAGGGATAGTTACTTCAAATGGCTGGATCAAAACCTGTGA